In the Glycine max cultivar Williams 82 chromosome 19, Glycine_max_v4.0, whole genome shotgun sequence genome, GTTAGAGACCGAATTTTTAGGTTTGTTGGATCATTGCAAGGGTAAAGGATGTGCTATGGTAATGGAGAAATGGAAAATAAGTAGGATCTACCCACTAGGATATTTATTATTGtaatatagaataaattttgtttttctttttattagatctctcaatttttatttttttcaattggacACTCCTATTTAATTgttgtcataaaaaattaattaaaaacattttgtgTGGATAATTATTAATCTTAGAAACAATCAGAGCTGATTGTCCAGATCTTAGAAAatattatctataaaaaaatttaaagggtCAACAATTAGGGATGTTACAAATGGTATAAAACCAAATATCTATTCCAATATGGTATGGTTTGAGGATGAATTAGGCGAAAACTAGTGGGTCTGTAATACCTGATGGTGCGAGTTACACCATAATGAGATAGATCCAAAAGTTGTATAAGTATGAAATTATACAATTGAGAATGATTTAATCTGTGAAAGGTAAatgcatcttgttggtatatGTAATAACAATTAGTTCATTTAAATCTTCCTCAATTGTACGTCTCATATCTGCACAATTTttaaatctctctcattgtgaTGTGATTTATTCAAGGTGTTACATATTATGAACTAATACTTTTAAAATGTGTTGTAAGCATAATTGAATCAATTGtaggaatttttaattttttttattaagtatttatagttaatttttcataatgaCAATCTAATGGGAGaactcaattaaattaaaaaagggagctaattaaatttttaaaaaaatttagggacccaattagaaaaaaaaaacaagtttaagaatctagtttaaatttttgtaagaTATTGTAACTCATggactaattaatttttttttatttatttatccacaaaccaaaacaagagaaattttataagatttaaatttatagtAACCAAACTAACAattctattttgtaaaaatattttttttgttaaagaaaaaactaaCATGGATATGACTTTGCTCAAATAAGTCTAACTTGTTTAAAAACGTAACGGATTATTCTTCCTAAATCCAACATATTTaacatacttatttttaatgttggttttataaaattaacattatttttttatttatttattaaattttcttaatctATTAACACTTATTTTTGGAGTGAGTAGAATATTATTTACAGCACAATTTCTTAAATACATGTTTTAAtacttttgattttaattaaaaagcataaaaggaaaaataagtaCACGTGATATCAGGAATATTAAAATGGTTTAAGATTATCGAGGGATGATCCATAAGCAGCCATATGACGGAAGCAGTGAGCTGCCACAGTGTCACAAAAGGACGCTGAAAAGGGAACAACTGGCTAGATACATTAAACTAAGGGCACTCCTGACTCCACTAATCACTCCCTTAAAGTTCACACATCATTACCCCAAAAGACGATGAATGTGACACATAGTCACAAACTATGCCTTCAATTACGCCCATAATAGTCATCATTTAATGGAATCAATCGATGAGGATGACCTTATTAAAACTATAAGAACTATAGGCTAAAAATGATATACTACATCTGAacataaaagtatttatttaaatcTTTGTTCTGTATAAAGCAAGAGAAACCACGTGAATGCATACATCTTGCtatctttaaaaagaaaatcaagccAAAATCAGCTGAATGCAATACTACATGTTAAGAATAAGCTTGGTGAAGTGGTGTGAGCTCTTATGATCTTCCATATTCATGgggttgaaaattgaaatggttttttattttaaattttagtgttGGGGGTTggagaaagaaaattgaaaacctCACTTGAGATTACGTGGATGTCTTTTCGAGTTTACATAGTTGTGAGAACCTGATTTATGCGCATTTAATATTGAAAGGAAATACTACCATCCGCTGTGATGGAACACTGTCTTGCGGTTAGGCGCCAATGAGCGATCTTCATCTTGGAGTGGGCTACCACTATCTTCAAAACCAAACATTTAATGCACAAAAGTATGGAATAATTTTATGGAAAATGTTGACATTTTTTGTGTATAGATGGAAAGAAGAGAgtgataaagaaagaaaaataatgagagaaataaaaagaaaaatactaaaatagaaATGtgatcaaaagaaaaacaaataaatgtattataatactaataactaattttattgatCCAACGTAAGGCCTTACTATTAACAAATTCTGGATCTCCAACGAGAGTTCCTTTAGGTTGAAAATGATGTTGTCTGTACCCAGAGTTTGTTAATTATATAATCATGATTTCAACATTCTTAAAAAGTTGACCTTGACAACTTAAATTAAAGACAAGAAAGCACCAACACAGCCATAAGTCGAAGTCAAAACATGAACAAATAGTTAATTAGCATTGCCATATAATGCCCCCCAAAAATCCAACAACTCAATGAATTTAGCATACCATGTTTAATTAGACCACAATAATGATGCTTCTAGTTGAGAATAGAAGCACTAAGAGAAACATAAGAGCCAAAAATTTCAACATGCAAAGTTTGTTACCCCAGCAAAGTGTCTTGTTGGATGAGGGAGTTCCTTTATCAACCTTCAAGTTTTCAAAGTATAAACTAACTCCTGGGTCTCTCATCCTTACCTCACTACCATGCAACACTGAATTTGAGACACCCTGAACGTTGTTGTTTACATAAATGTTGATGCAACAACAATCTTTTGACTCACCCTTTGAGCTTCTATGCTGCAAGCGCATTGTTGCACCCACGTTTTTGCCGTCCAAGTTGATGTATTCGAACGAGTCATGCTTGAAATTTGAGTCCATGACAGAGTCATCACTGAAGAGTGTGAGAACGAGCCACCTCTTCCTGCTATTTAGTGTGCAAGGGGTTTATTCAAATATGATTATTTCTGCTATCACATGGCTTTAATATTTTCAGTTTTGTTAAAGTTAAGATTAGATCTGGAGGTTTCCTCTTGCTGAAGGAACCTAATGTTCCCCTGGAATGACTTGAAGCACACttaacctttttattttatttattttaagtaaaattaatttttagtccaATAAAAGCCAAATGACAAGTTCGAGGCAATGCATAAATTATTACaaactatataaaataatttttatgctaatttaaaatgttatgtAATGTAATTTCTTATAATCTCACATTAATTTATtgcttaatatattaaataatataaaaatataaagttaattATGGCTAATTCGGCCACGATTTGAATCATAATGTAAATTGGTCCAAAACTTGAGCATTGGACCCCTATACATTCATAACATCCACGTTTTAAAAATTCCAAGAATggtgaacatatttaattactcatagaataaaaattaagaaaattaactaACATTTTAGGAAAGACAActaatataacttttatttgGGGGAGGGGGGATTCTGAGCTTTGAATGGCTTAATTCTAAACTTTCACTACAAGAAAATTGTGGAATACACAAAACTAGTTTAAACTCTACACTTTTTCTAACCAAGCAAAATCCTAGTGCCTCATTCTACAAACTATTTCGTTACTTTCCTGTAATCACAGATCATCTTATTTTGTGTTACAAAGCATGCTAACCTTGCATGAATTTCTCAACTTTAAGGggaataatcaaacaaatttctCCCAGTAGGATGCTTGATTCATGAGGAGGCACAAACCTCtcccttttattttgtttgtttccatCTCGTGTCTCTATGCATGCCCCGAATGCAGCAGTGACATGCAAGGGTGGCATCACTTCCTGATTCAACTTTTGAACTATCTTAAGCTCCAGCCACCACACTATGAAAGCATTCACACCTTCCATTTGTTCTAAAAGTCTGGTATGCCACTTGAACGTGATGAGTACTCAGTCACCAGCTTCAGAAACATGGATGACTTATCCTCTAATAGTCTTGAAGGAGTGTTGAACTCTGCAACTCGACCTGCAAAAGTATCAAACAGATAGCTTCAGCACAGACTAGTGAACCATAATGCAAATTTATaaatggagaagaaaaaaaaaagatagaagtcAGGCAAAAGAACAAGACATGCTGTTTCTATACGCACCATCACTGAGCACAAGAACTAGATCACTGTCAATGACAGTAGGTATTCGATGTGCAATGGTGCAAACAGTGCATTCTTTGAACTCACTTCGGATAATCTTCTGTATAAGATTATCTGTGGCGGTATCAACTGATGCTGTTGCTTCATCTAGTACAAGTATTCTTGACTGCTGCAGCAGAGCTCGGCCCAGAGCAACAAGTTGTCGCTGTCCTACACTCCAATTATCTCCATTTTCTAGAACTGCAGGTTTCAAAGCAATTTGTTAAGATGGCTACTTGTTTGTGAGTAACACTATTTTCTATTTACAGGGTTGGGAAAGAAAGATAATGTGTATTTTCACATTTCTTTTTGGCCACCTACCTGGCGTATCAAGCTGTTGTCCTTTCTCACGGATAACCTCTCCAAGCTGAGACTTATCAAGTGCCTGAGAAAAATTAAAACCCAACAATCACACAATGCACAACCTtctattcaaatagtcataattttcaaaaatcaaggaTTATTGGTCTGTTTTCTTATACTGAGTAAGAGCTTAGGAGTGAAGATATAGAGTGGTTTATTGGGTTTATAAAATGGTATTCATCAGAGTAAACAAACAATCTTTCAAATTAGAAACTGAAATAACTTGTCAGTCATGGACAGGTAATCCAGTATCCAATTTTGATTAGTACCAGGTTTCTTTTGAATACCAAATTTAGCTCAGATGGAGGGTTACTTTTGGCATATGTGGTGAGTTTTCTTCCTTTATTTGCGGAAGGTACATATTGGAGGAAGTTTGTTAAGTATGAGAATAGTGGAGGCTCTGCTTGGTTTGTTTTTGGTGGGGATGTTTGAGGAAGTTTACTGCATAGGTTACTTCTAAACCAAGTATAGgagattttttctttatattattgACTTCAGGTTCTCATTCTCCCCTTTATTAATATCTGTTTTCTGTTTGATCTCTTTGCTTAGATATCCTGACCCCTCTATTGTTCCTTAATCCTGCCTTATTAACAATATTTCCAtttcaataacaataatttggCTGTTATAGACATAGACATCCAAAACCTGAATACAAGTAAACTGTATAAGcatttttctaaaagataataCAAGCAGAGTAATTAAACAATCATGGAATTGTGAAGAAATACCAACCTCCCAAATCTCTTTATCTGAGTGCTCATCCAGAGGATCAAGATTGCCTCGAATGGTACCTTCAAATAAGGTTGGATCTTGTGGTATGATACTGAGATGGCTTCGAAGGTCATGAAGGCCAATCTCTGAAATATTAATGTTGTCTATAAGGATACTCCCACTTGTTGGTTCAATCAATCGAAATAACGCCTGAATTAAAGTAGATTTTCCACTGCCAGTACGTCCTACTATTCCAATCTTCTTTCCACCAGGAAATGTGCATGTTACTCCATAAAGCACCAAAGGAAGATTCTCCTTGTAACGAATCTTCAAGAGTGACAGAGTAGGGGTAAGAAGATTAAGGGTAAAAGACAGTTGCAGtacaaaaatcataataaagatATTTCAATAATGTAACATGGCTAACAGCTAGGATACGATACTAAATCTTGTACACCAAGAAACATATTATCCCACCAAGATATAAACAATCGATATATGGccttaaaaaacaagaaaagaagcACAAATGTGAAGCTGAGGTTAGTACCTTCAAATCAATTATTTCAATTGTCCCATTTTCAGGCCATGAGGATGGAGGGCGATAATCTTCAATAACTGTGGGTGCTTCACTAGGAATTTGGCTGTACTGATAAATTCTCTcaatagatataattttattttcaagtttGCAAAAGCTGAGTATCCACCGTGATAGACGTGCATTTAAATTCAGGCCATATGTCACAGCAAGTCCAGCCATGCCTATACAGAAAAAGTAACATCAATAAGCAACAGAATAATGTTCCACTATTGCATTCAGCATCATGTACAACCATCACTTGTGAAAGTAAatctattttctaataaaactaCATAACTTGATCCTCCAGGATTAAGCATACCACTTGTGAAACTAAGAAGACAAAACAACTTATCAGAACAAAGTACTTACTGGGGTCGATACTTCCACGAGGAAAACTCACAAGTAATACCATACAGAAAGCAAATACAAAGGTTGACAGTAACTCCATCCGCAGGCAGAGCCACTCAATTGCAGAAAGACTGCAGAAGAATGGTCGTGCAAAGCAATCAAGAAGATAGAGGTTTCGCTTCATGAACCTTTTTTCTTGTCCAAAACCCCTGATGGTGGATGCTCCAGCAATAGATTCACCAAAAAGATGTATAATTGGAGACTTCTGGATGCTAACAATTCGAACCAGTTCCCTTGAGGAAGCCATGTAGTATTTCTGCGATGGAATTGGTTGATGGTTAGAACAAATCAAAACATAGGGAGGGTGACAgacaaacatttaaaaaataattcaatgaaTTGGAAGATTACTAGTACTTTGTCAATGTATCCTCTCTTTCCCTCCAGAATATAATTCTCACTTTCCCGCAAAACAAAACAGTTTGTCTTTTATGCAAATCTTTTTGATAAACAGTTAGAAAGATTTTAAGCTGGATGATTTCTAATTACCTGCATCCACAAACAAGCAACAGCCATTGGGACAACTAAGAGCAAAACTTGCCACGTAACTTCTGTCATTACACCAACAATACCAATAAGCTGTATTGTTGTTGAAGCAAACCCACCAAGTCTAAAAGGAATGTCAAGATCCACAACACTTTGATCAATTGATACCTGGTGCGATACAGAGGACACATTATAACTATCTACACCATACAGGTAGAGAtaggttagaaaaaaaatagaagatggaAACAGAAGAGAACTTACCCGATTCAAAATCCTTCCAGCTGGTGTAGAGTCAAAGAAAGACATTGGTGCATGGAAAACACTTCTAAGCATTTTCAAAAATAGCTTCTGTGCAGCTGCAAGACCAAACGTAGCCACCAGAACAGCCCTTACAAATATAAACCATGAGCTGCCAAAAGCAAGGGCCATATAAACAAGAAGAAGAACTGAGGGAGTTACTTTGGGCAGGTCTCCTTCTGTTTGAGGATTAGCCCAAGCCATCCACCAATTGCTAGCAATCTGAAGGAACTGAAATAATGTTTGTGCAATGATTATGAGTGGAATCAATAAGCCTTTATATGCTGCTGCCATGTATGACAAATACACCTTCATGCTGACTCTACCTCTAATCCTCTCCTCTTCCTGAACAAGCTGTTTCTTTCTCGATcgttttgctttcttcttctctttaatTGCTTTTTGATCTGAAATAGATGATCCCTCTTGCACTTCCTTTGCCAAACTGTCTATATCATTTGCAGAACAAATGGATTTCTTACTGGTCATAACACATGCCTCCAGGGATAAATTTTCATCTGAATCTTCAGAGTGAGTAGGGATATCCATGGCCTCTATGGCTTCATTGTGAGCTGAAACCAGAGTATTAAAATCTGTTCCTGCTTGTAAAAGATCGTCATACTTTCCTGACTGTATGATGCATCCTTCTTTGAGAACCTTcaagaatggaaaaataaatttagagaaAATCATCTTTACATCACATAAATTCTTTTAGTACTTAAAACTTTGTCAAGTGAAAAACAAACAGAAATTCCATATATCATGAAATATTTGAATAGGATTCTTCCTAGTCCTTGgaagaattaaatataattatacataaagataaattaaaaatatatggtCAAATGCCAATTAAAGTGACTACACATCAATGTAGTAAGAAATACAGATTTATTAGaagttattgaaaaataataataaaagtatcaGCAATGGATGCAATTAACCTAAAGATGAATCGAAAAGAGTTTTATTAATGAACTTTCTTGTGCatatatcaatttaatattaCCTACAATTATCTATTTTTACTCCTGATCATAATTTTTACAATTGGCAACATCTCTTGTTGAAATCCTTATAAGAACTTCAGTTTCATATAAACAATATTTAAACTAACTCCTCTGTGTTGTTTTATACATGTTTCCTCATTGTATCTGTCAAATAGTAAACACCAGGCTCTATATAATTGTCAAAATCTagctttttttaatatagaattctctctctctctatgtatacatatatatatacacacacacacatgtttTTTAGAAGAAATACGTTAGTAAGTTATgacttttcttttgttaaaaacaCCAAAATGTATAACTTGCTAAATATTCCTTCTATAAAGAAGCAAGTGAATGTAAAACCCCCGACTTTATGTAATACAAAAAAAGagaactaaaatgcaaacaGGCTATGAGGAGAGAAACCTCACTTTGAAATACCGGAGGGCATCTTAAAAACTGAAGCCCTGAATCATGCAGGGAATACAcaattgttaaatttaaatgtgaaatgAAGTGTAGTCATTAACTTAGCCTCTTACTGCATAATGCATGAACGTGCAAGAAAAACTGTACAGCCATACCAATATCAAATCAGCAGCAGGAAGAAATTCAACTTGATGGGTCACATAAATGACTGTTTTATCTGCAAGTGCTGTCAATATATACTCCTGCAGTTCCATGTCAAAGGGTAAGCCAAATCCACAATTCATTTAAACAGTAACATCaaatctatcctaaggaaaaCTAACCCTAAACAAGTCTGATCCAGTGTGAGCATCAACTGCACTGAAGGGATCATCAAGAAGATAAATATCAGCATCTTGGTAGAGTGCCCGAGCCAGCTGAACCCGCTGCTTCTGGCCACCACTCAGGTTTATACCTCTATCCCCAATAATTGTAAGATCACCATGTGAGAAAAGTTCTAGGTCCTTTTTCAGTGAACAAGCATGAAGAACATTCTTGTACTTTGCTTTGTCCATTGGGCTTCCAAAGAGGATATTTTCTTCTATAGTTCCTGATTGTATCCATGCTGATTGGGAGACATATGCAGAAGAGCCACACACTCTAACCTGCAAAATAATCCAATGCATCTTATAAAAACTGTCACAAttcaaaaagattaaaatgcCAATAGAAagattaaaaggaaaaagatgGAATTAAAAGCTTAAGTGCACCAACATACTTCACCAGAAATTTTAGGAATCTCTCCAAGGATGCACAAAAGAAAACTTGATTTCCCTGAACCAACCATACCACAAACAGCCACACGCATCCTTCTTTCAACTTTCATACTTATCCCTGATAGGGTAGGTCTAGAAGATGAAGAAGGGTCCCAACAGAAGACACCACCCTTAATTTCTATAGCAATGTTAGTAATGCCTTGTGGCAAGACAATAGTTGCATCTTCCTGCAATTCCTCCTCCAGCAGGAAACCAGATAATCGGTCAAGAGAAACCTTTGTCTGAGCCATTGTTGACACCAAGTCCGGAAAATTCCTCAAAGGTTCTTGCAGGATCCTGAAAGTAGCCAAAGCAGAAAGTACACCACCAGCAGTCAGCTGACCACCCAACAATATGGAAGTACCAAAAGTGACTGCTGAAACAAATATAGGGGAGCTCCAGAATATGAAAGTTATGAAAGCCTGAGAATAGAGAGCTTTCCGAAGCCACTTGAACTCTACTCCTCGCATTTCCTCCAATTTCACTCTATATCTATCCTCCCAAGCTTGAAGTTTGAGAATCCTCATATTCCTCAGGCACTCAGATGTTTTTCTCATCCTTTCATCCTTAGCAGCCATTAATTTGTCTTGATAATTTTCTTGGATCCTGGCAATAGGAACAGTGACCGCGATGGAAATTATTGTAGCAATCAGTGTTGCAATAGAAGCAATTCCAACATTCTTATACAAAATCGCAAGGGCAAGAACAATCTGCAGAGGAAGCATCCACATGTCATGAAGATACCAAGAGTAGTCCCCTACCCTCTGAACATCAATAGCCATGTAGTTAACAACCTCCCCGCTCGTGTGACTTTGCTTGGCCAAGCTTGATATCCTTAGCCCCTTTCGATATACCATTGCAGTTAGAGCCGACCTAACATGCATACCCAAGATATCCACCCCAAGATACCACTGCCTAGTAGTAAAGGTCTCCACAAGCTTTGCCACAAAGAATACCCCTGCAAGGACATACCCCTCATGTGGGAAAATCTCTTTGCCAACCAAGTAATCAACAAAGTAACTTATCATATATGGACCAACATACGAGACAAGAG is a window encoding:
- the LOC100814850 gene encoding ABC transporter C family member 5 encodes the protein MAVDEIEILSSTLFSSSSSGSFEILWSAILGLPLLELVAICANLTLFILFLVVVSARKVLVCVWGGVRFGKENGTGNASPGCVSVDLETRDIRIETWFKLSVLSCFYVLLVQVLVLGFDGVALIRGRDLDLDLGLALLSVPLVQGLAWVVLSFSALQCKFKACERFPVLLRVWLFVVFVICLCGLYVDGRGVWMEGSKHLRSHVVANFAVTPALAFLCIVAIRGVTGIKVFRSSEEQQPLLVDEDPGCLKVTPYSDAGLFSLAILSWLNPLLSIGAKRPLELKDIPLVAPKDRSKTNYKVLNSNWERLKAENLSGQPSLAWALLKSFWKEAACNAVFAGVTTLVSYVGPYMISYFVDYLVGKEIFPHEGYVLAGVFFVAKLVETFTTRQWYLGVDILGMHVRSALTAMVYRKGLRISSLAKQSHTSGEVVNYMAIDVQRVGDYSWYLHDMWMLPLQIVLALAILYKNVGIASIATLIATIISIAVTVPIARIQENYQDKLMAAKDERMRKTSECLRNMRILKLQAWEDRYRVKLEEMRGVEFKWLRKALYSQAFITFIFWSSPIFVSAVTFGTSILLGGQLTAGGVLSALATFRILQEPLRNFPDLVSTMAQTKVSLDRLSGFLLEEELQEDATIVLPQGITNIAIEIKGGVFCWDPSSSSRPTLSGISMKVERRMRVAVCGMVGSGKSSFLLCILGEIPKISGEVRVCGSSAYVSQSAWIQSGTIEENILFGSPMDKAKYKNVLHACSLKKDLELFSHGDLTIIGDRGINLSGGQKQRVQLARALYQDADIYLLDDPFSAVDAHTGSDLFREYILTALADKTVIYVTHQVEFLPAADLILVLKEGCIIQSGKYDDLLQAGTDFNTLVSAHNEAIEAMDIPTHSEDSDENLSLEACVMTSKKSICSANDIDSLAKEVQEGSSISDQKAIKEKKKAKRSRKKQLVQEEERIRGRVSMKVYLSYMAAAYKGLLIPLIIIAQTLFQFLQIASNWWMAWANPQTEGDLPKVTPSVLLLVYMALAFGSSWFIFVRAVLVATFGLAAAQKLFLKMLRSVFHAPMSFFDSTPAGRILNRVSIDQSVVDLDIPFRLGGFASTTIQLIGIVGVMTEVTWQVLLLVVPMAVACLWMQKYYMASSRELVRIVSIQKSPIIHLFGESIAGASTIRGFGQEKRFMKRNLYLLDCFARPFFCSLSAIEWLCLRMELLSTFVFAFCMVLLVSFPRGSIDPSMAGLAVTYGLNLNARLSRWILSFCKLENKIISIERIYQYSQIPSEAPTVIEDYRPPSSWPENGTIEIIDLKIRYKENLPLVLYGVTCTFPGGKKIGIVGRTGSGKSTLIQALFRLIEPTSGSILIDNINISEIGLHDLRSHLSIIPQDPTLFEGTIRGNLDPLDEHSDKEIWEALDKSQLGEVIREKGQQLDTPVLENGDNWSVGQRQLVALGRALLQQSRILVLDEATASVDTATDNLIQKIIRSEFKECTVCTIAHRIPTVIDSDLVLVLSDGRVAEFNTPSRLLEDKSSMFLKLVTEYSSRSSGIPDF